One genomic segment of Esox lucius isolate fEsoLuc1 chromosome 15, fEsoLuc1.pri, whole genome shotgun sequence includes these proteins:
- the dact1 gene encoding dapper homolog 1: MDTVKQTAVVAEMLGSKDCILQMRDRRECDTRSRERIEGEMDRLRTRERLEAALAGIGELEYLRQRQELLVRNLLNHQEDALPTGEGPLSFTHEENYLNSEEKLLEENILLLRKQLNCLRRRDAGLINQLQELDRQICDLRLDTEASHDQMETDSRPSSGFYELSDGASGSLSNSSNSVFSECLSSCRSSTCFCSPLDTSLCASEGRLKSADELGSCAECEGRCEEQQIAGAVKTSLSATPFPPPLDASSSQDLQSKYHCDLIGKNGNDVYRYPSPLHAVAVQSPIFFQSLVGQLREDGGLSKSGSGGEGFVDCHKLDQQPILVPQSTSWPATQMPAGKRLDSYILGLLQRRALPMRTNKPRTSISTDPSKSILRQGSLCVRQASVCQQQQPAPHGLWTAPVPDLKPAWQTCLQAGGASTTDPRTGSPHRQWSVESKGVSDNGTASQSLGHPQNACGPINGSDSQTSLVTNNQVKKKGSELSANKVLSASTAPQSKDNQGLGAPNANSSPKESKHPCHPATSEDIPIKHSQTLPRELTKAGTPKKSLKSVPVSVQTVQHTKKERPMLELGSVGSSSQSQDEGHSHMVSAQYIPSQRQTVKLRKGGKNIKIVKVKGASLKPHRGTHAHAEPVSSEAAGGREKGHRSGGSRKSHQPEDAQHVHRPSSKRGASSRARRTVPASIPEGRVLEKHVATLSTARSTVSRHPGHHGREVVVAKPKYKRTSGQAEYNRGRLRAVAEVPYDEAFRRAHRRQKRELIGQVSTTTTTTMYLPSSVQFTSPYTYVAGSDSEYSAECASLFHSTVMDTSEDERSNYTTNCFGDSESSLSEGDFVGESTTSSDSEESAGVNWPQFAGHGTGPQEVTATQAKAFVKIKASHNLKKKILRFRSAGSLKLMTTV, encoded by the exons ATGGATACAGTGAAGCAAACTGCTGTTGTTGCTGAGATGCTGGGCTCTAAGGACTGCATATTACAGATGCGGGATAGGAGAGAATGCGATACCCGTTCCAGGGAAAGAATAGAGGGAGAAATGGATCGGTTGCGAACTCGGGAGAGATTGGAAGCTGCTCTAGCGGGTATTGGAGAGCTGGAATACTTGAGACAACGACAGGAATTACTGGTCAGAAATTTGTTGAATCATCAGGAGGACGCTCTACCAACTGGGGAAGGTCCACTGAGCTTTACGCATGAGGAGAATTATTTGAACTCCGAGGAAAAACTTctggaagaaaacattttattattaagaaaacaattg AACTGCTTAAGAAGACGAGATGCCGGTTTGATCAATCAGCTGCAGGAGCTAGACCGGCAGATCTGTGACCTCCGGTTGGACACTGAGGCGTCACATGACCAGATGGAGACTGACAGCCGTCCGAGCTCAG GATTTTATGAGCTGAGCGACGGAGCTTCAGGGTCCCTCTCCAACTCCTCCAACTCCGTGTTCAGCGAGTGTTTGTCCAGCTGTCGCTCCAGCACCTGTTTCTGCAGCCCTCTTGACACATCGCTGTGTGCCTCAGAGGGAAGGCTGAAATCTGCAG ACGAGCTGGGCAGCTGTGCGGAGTGCGAGGGCCGTTGTGAGGAGCAGCAGATCGCGGGTGCGGTTAAGACGTCACTCTCCGCCACTCCCTTCCCACCCCCTCTGGACGCCTCCTCCAGTCAAGACCTCCAGTCCAAGTACCACTGCGACCTGATCGGCAAGAACGGCAATGACGTGTACCGTTACCCCAGCCCCCTCCACGCCGTGGCTGTGCAGAGCCCCATCTTCTTCCAGTCTCTGGTCGGCCAACTCCGAGAGGATGGGGGTTTGTCAAAGAGTGGCAGCGGCGGCGAGGGATTCGTCGACTGTCACAAACTCGACCAGCAGCCTATTCTGGTGCCTCAGAGCACTTCATGGCCTGCGACCCAAATGCCCGCGGGTAAAAGACTGGACAGTTATATATTGGGCCTGCTTCAGAGGCGGGCTCTGCCCATGAGGACCAACAAACCACGAACAAGCATCAGCACCGACCCGTCCAAGAGCATCCTGAGGCAGGGCAGCTTGTGCGTGAGACAGGCCAGTGTTTGTCAGCAACAGCAGCCAGCGCCACATGGACTGTGGACCGCTCCGGTTCCTGACCTCAAACCAGCCTGGCAGACGTGTTTACAAGCGGGAGGCGCCAGTACTACTGATCCACGAACAGGCTCTCCGCATAGACAGTGGTCGGTGGAGAGCAAAGGAGTGTCGGACAATGGGACGGCGTCCCAGTCTTTGGGCCATCCTCAGAACGCATGTGGCCCGATCAACGGCAGTGACAGTCAAACCAGCCTGGTGACCAACAACCAGGTTAAAAAGAAGGGATCAGAGTTGTCAGCCAATAAAGTACTTTCAGCATCGACCGCTCCTCAGTCTAAAGACAACCAGGGCCTGGGAGCCCCTAATGCCAATTCCTCCCCGAAAGAGAGCAAGCATCCTTGTCACCCTGCTACTTCAGAAGACATCCCTATTAAACACTCCCAGACACTTCCTAGAGAGCTCACCAAAGCAGGCACTCCTAAGAAAAGCCTTAAAAGTGTCCCGGTCTCGGTCCAGACCGTCCAGCACACTAAGAAAGAGAGGCCCATGCTGGAGTTAGGCAGTGTGGGGTCTTCCTCTCAGAGCCAGGACGAAGGACACAGTCACATGGTCAGCGCTCAATACATCCCGTCCCAGAGGCAGACCGTCAAGCTCCGCAAGGGGGGCAAGAACATCAAGATCGTCAAGGTGAAGGGCGCCTCCCTGAAACCACACAGGGGTACGCACGCCCATGCCGAGCCCGTTTCATCCGAGGCGGCcggggggagggagaagggtcACCGGTCTGGAGGGTCGAGGAAATCGCATCAGCCGGAGGACGCGCAACACGTACACAGACCATCCTCCAAGAGGGGGGCGTCCTCCCGGGCCAGGCGCACCGTGCCAGCCTCCATCCCAGAGGGCCGCGTCCTGGAGAAACACGTGGCCACGTTGTCCACAGCCAGGTCCACGGTGTCCAGGCATCCAGGCCACCACGGAAGGGAAGTGGTGGTGGCCAAACCCAAGTACAAGCGGACAAGCGGACAAGCGGAATACAACCGAGGACGACTGAGGGCCGTCGCCGAGGTGCCTTACGACGAGGCCTTTCGGAGAGCCCACCGCCGGCAAAAGAGGGAGCTCATCGGCCAAGTGTCCacgaccaccaccaccaccatgtacCTGCCTTCCAGCGTGCAGTTCACCAGCCCGTACACCTACGTGGCTGGCAGCGACTCTGAGTATTCCGCCGAGTGTGCCTCGCTCTTCCACTCAACCGTCATGGACACTAGTGAAGATGAGCGTAGTAACTACACCACCAACTGCTTTGGAGACAGCGAGTCCAGCCTGAGTGAGGGGGACTTTGTAGGTGAGAGCACCACCAGCAGTGACTCTGAGGAGAGCGCCGGGGTGAACTGGCCCCAGTTTGCGGGGCACGGCACTGGGCCTCAGGAGGTAACCGCCACCCAGGCTAAGGCCTTTGTCAAGATTAAGGCCTCTCACAACTTGAAGAAGAAGATCCTTCGCTTCCGATCTGCGGGTTCGCTGAAACTTATGACGACTGTATGA